In the genome of Massilia sp. UMI-21, the window CGAGTTACCGGTACAAAGGAAAAGCACATTGAATGTTTCGTGGTCAGTCATCGCGGCCTCCAGGCAGACGGGTTGTTCATACGACTATTCGAAATATATCGAAGTTTCTTGACCGTTTGATGACACCGATATATTCTTTATTCGTCGAATGGCGAATAACGGCTATTGCCAGCCTCGCGCGGTGCTGACAAACAGCACGTCTGCATGCGTCTTCAAGCGGCACGCAATTCGTATTTTGTCGAATAACGAATAGTTTCCATGCGGGTCGACTACAGTCAAGCCACTTAAGGAGAGCAAACATGAAAAATGAGAACGCACAAAACTTGCCAGTCGCAGTGCTCGGCGCAGGTCCAGTCGGGCTCGCCGCAGCGGCCCATCTGATCGAACGCGGTCTAACGCCCCTGATCTTCGAAGCAGGTGCTGCCATCGGTGCGAACCTTGCGACTTATCGCCACGTTCGCTTGTTCTCGCCGTGGCAGTACAACATCGACAAGGCTGCCCGCCGCCTTCTGCTTGGACAAGGATGGAGTGAGCCGGCAGGCGAAGAATTGCCGACCGCTGGCGAACTGGTCGACCATTATCTTGCCCCACTGGCTTCGATTCGCGAGGTGAACTCGAATCTGCTGCTCGGCTACCGCGTCACGGCCATCACGCGCCCGGGGTTCGACAAGGTCAAGACAAAGGGGCGTGAAAGCGCGCCATTCCTCATTCGTGCTAACACGCCGGATGGCTCGTGCCAGTTCTTGGCCAGTGCCGTGATCGATGCTACCGGTACCTGGTCACACCAAAATCCTCTGGGTGCGGACGGCATCCCAGCGCTCGGCGAACAGGCGCTGTCCGACCGGATCGACTATGGCATGCCGGACGTTCTTGGTTCAGCCCGCGAAACCTACGCCGGGAAAAAGGTCATGGTAGTGGGAGCGGGCCATTCTGCAGCAGGCACCTTGCTCGCCCTCGCCCAGCTTACCCAGGAACATCCGGACACGCGTATCGTGTGGGTGACGCGCGGCAGCCAGCTGGCACGGTTTTTTGGCGGCGGTGAAGCCGACGCTCTCAAGGCGCGTGGGCAGCTTGGGCTGCGTTTGAAGGCATTACGCGATTCGGGCGGCCTCGAGATGCGGCAGAACTTCCGGATCCTGGAGCTGGCCGAGACCGATGGCAAGATCGCCGTGACCGCCGAGCCGATCGACGGTCCGGCCCCGGTCATCGAGGGAATCGACCGGATCATTTGTGCTGCCGGCGCACGGCCCGATCTCGCACTCACGCGGGAGCTTCGGGTCCGTCATGATCCGTGGCTTGAGAGCACGGATGCGCTGGCACCGCTGATCGATCCGAACGAGCATAGCTGCGGTACCGTGCGTCCACACGGTCACCGGGAACTGGCACATCCGGAATCTGGTTATTACGCCGTCGGTGCCAAGAGCTATGGCCGCGCCCCCAACTTCCTTTTGGCGACGGGCTACGAGCAGGTTCGCTCGGTGGCAGCAGCCCTGGTAGGAGACATGGCTGCGGCGGATGACGTCCAGCTGGACTTGCCGGAAACCGGAGTGTGCAACACGCGGCTGGCATACGAGGCAGCACCTGAGCCGACGGGCTCGTGCTGCAATGTTGCGCCGGCAGCAGCCGCTGCCTGCTGCGTTCCCGCGCCGTCGCCGACCGGCGCCTGCGGCTGCAGCAAGCCAGCCGAATCCACCTGCTGCGCTTGAGCTGACTGAACCCGCTGCCGGCAGATGCCGGCAGCGCCCAATCGGAACATTCCATGTCCCAGCCTTCGAAAACCATCGGCATACTGGCGATTACCCAAATCGTCTCCTGGGGAACGCTGTACTACGCCTTTACGATCCTGGCCGCCGGTGTGCAGCCTGAGCTTGGCCTCTCGCCTGAGCTCGTCTTCGGCGCTTTCTCCTGGAATCTTCTTGCGGCTGGCCTGGCGGCGCCCCCTGCCGGCATCCTGCTCGACCGCTAAGGGGGCCGCTACGTAATGGCCCTAGGTTCGTTTGTTTGCGCCATTGGCCTGGCCGTACTAAGCCGTGCTGGCGGTGTCGTTTCCTTGTACATCGCGTGGACGCTGATCGACATCGCGATGGCCCTCACACTGTACGAGGCAGCTTTCGCAACGATTAACCGCAAGTACGAGACCGGCTCAAGGCAAGCGATTTCGACCCTGACGCTGTTTGGCGGCTTTGCCAGTACGCTGCTCTGGCCGCTCACCGCCAAGCTGGATACGGTCTTTGGCTGGCGTGATACCAATTCGTGCTTCGCTGTCATGCAGCTGCCTCTCTGCATGCCTTTGCACTTATGGCTTGGCGCGGCCCCTGTGCGGCAGCCTCGACATCATCTCAGTGCCGAAGACCAGGGGCACACTTTGAAACATGCATTGCGTCACCCCGCGTTCTGGACGCTGGCATTGGCCATTTCGGCTAACACGTTCGTCTTTTCGGCGATGTCGGTGCACCTGATCCCACTGCTCGAGCGCCTGGGACTGTCACTGTCCACGGCTGTCTTGTTGGCCTCGCTGATCGGTCCAATGCAAGTAGCCGGACGTATCGGGGAGATGACGCTCGGCCGCAATACGTCTCTGCAAATCGTAGGAATTTTGACCTTCGCAATGCTGCCTGCTGCGCTGCTCGTGCTCGTATTGTTTGGAGCCAATGCATGGATTGTTGCCCTGTTCTGCATGCTGTACGGCGTGAGCAATGGCATCCTGACGATCGTACGCGGCTCGATCCCGCAAGCCTTGTTTGGCCGCCAGCATTACGGGGCGATCTCCGGTGCGTTGGCAGGGCCATCGCTACTATCGAAGGCTGCAGGGCCGCTCGCAGCTGCAGCATTACTGCGCCCGGAGGGTGGGACCACAATGCTGCTCATCGTGCTTCTGGCCGTTTCCATCGCCTCCCTCGTCTTCTACCTGCGTGCCGTGAGTATCGGCAGCTCGCCATCGATCGCGAAAGCCTTTGACAAGAACACAGCCTGACCACTAAGCTGCGTTCGCCGAATAACGAATGAGCGTTTCCATGTCTAAATCCTGCTGCTCCCCGGACGCCCGCAACACCCCGGGAAAAGAAATTGATGTCGATGACCTCGCACGCATGTGCAAGGCACTGTCACACCCCGCGCGAGTGCAGTTGCTCAGGCATCTTATCGATTACGGCGAGTGCTATTTCGGCAGCCTGGCGGACGTGCTGCCTTTGGCGCCATCGACAATCTCCAAGCACGTCTCGATCCTGAAGGATGCGGGCTTGATCGAAGGGTCATCGGATGTGCAACGGGTTTGCTATTGTGTCAATCACGAACGGCTTCTACAGTTCAAAGCAGTAGTACAAGATTTTTAGAATGAAGACGAGCGATCGGCATCATCGTCTGAAGTGCATTTGGGTAGGTCTGCTATCGCCGAGAATGAAGCTTCATTTCGCTGCCATTACGCGGTGATATACGGAGTTATCGCAGCACTGACTCTGGTTTTATATTCAGTGGCCTGCCGCACAGTCAGTCGTCGATCAATGCCTGAATGACTGGACAGCTTGTATCCGGAGCCCCACTGTCGCAGCGCGCAACCATTCCGGCGAGTGCTGACTTCATCGCCAGAAGGTCGCCTATCTTGGCCTCTACCATGGCGAGCTTTTTCGCCGCCAAAGCGCGCGTGCTCGAACATGTCCCCGAACCTTCCAGCTTGAGCAGGCTCGAAATTTCCTCAAGCGTAAAGCCCAGAAGCTGTGCGCGCTTGATGAAGCGAATTCGGCGTACATCTTCGTTGCCATAGGTGCGGTAGCCGGAACTTGGCCGTTCCGGCTCATCGATCAATCCACTTCGTTGATAGAAGCGAACGGTCTCGACGTTCACACCGGCGGCGTCAGCCAAGCGGCTGATGGTCATTTTCTCAGGCATGCGCTTGACTCCGTATCTATATACGGAGTTTATCCTATCTCTGTCTTAAACCGATCAGGATAAACATGAAGATGGGAACGAAAGGACCGCTAGTCGCGGGTGTGCTGGCTGCGCTGGGAGCATCGGCTTGTTGTGCGGGCCCGCTCGTCCTGCTATTGCTGGGCGTCGGCGGCGGTTGGGCATCCCGGCTTATCGCGCTGGAGCCCTACAGCCCCTATCTCACCGCGCTTACGGTACTGTTCCTCGGTACTGCATTCCATAACTTGTATCTGCGCCGGCCCGCGTGCCCCCCTGATGACGCCTGTTCCGATGACCATGTCTTGAGGAACCAACGCATTCTGTTTTGGCTCATTTCCTTGCCAGTCATACTGCTACTGACCTTCCCCTTGTACGCCGCGCTCTTCTACTGAAAGGATTCTTCGATGCACTTCTTTAACATCGCTATCGCCGGGATATTGCTTGCCAGTCCAGCCATCGCCGGTACGTCGCAAACCCTGACCCTCGACGTGCAGAACATGAGCTGTGCGACTTGCCCAATCACCGTTAAAAAAGCGTTACAGCGAGTTCCGGGCGTGATTGACGTAAAAATCGATTACGAGCGCAAGACGGCCACTGTGCAACTCGACTCCGACAAGGCTAGCGTAACAATACTGACCAAGGCGACGACCGACGCAGGCTTCCCTTCGACGGCCAGGAAAGTGCAATGAGCGATGCAACCCTCGAGTCGGTCCTGACCTGTCCGCATTGCGGACACAGCAAACAGGAAATCATGCCGACTGACGCTTGTCAGTTTTACTATGCATGCGAGGGCTGCGCCAACGTGCTGCGCCCAAAGGCCGGAGACTGCTGCGTTTTTTGCTCTTACGGCACAGTGAAGTGCCCGCCTATCCAGCTTGAGCGCCCCTGCTGTGGTTAAGCTGGGCTGTCGCCGAAATGCATCCTGTAGCTGGTTATAGTGATGGCATGGCATGTTGACAGAGCCGCGTAAGAGACCCGCGGCTCTGCTCGACGGAGGACTTGGCCGTTACATACCAAGCCTACGATCAGATCTTGAAATCGTCAAAGGCAACGTTTTCTTCCTTTACACCAAGGCCGCGCAGCATTGCCTGTGTCGCCGTCAGCATGGCCGGGGGACCGCACACGTAGAACTCGAGCGATGCGATGTCCGGGTGCGTGCGCAAACTCTCCAGCGCGGCTTCGTGTACCAGTCCCGCTGGCGCCCCGTCCCCTGCCTTTTCCTCGGACAGCACCAGGTGCCATTCGAAATTCGGGTGTTTCGCTGCGAACGCCTGCATTTCGTCCACATACGGCGCATCGCGCCGGCTGCGCGCCCCGTACCAGAAGTGCAGTGGTTCGGTCTCCCCCTTTGTCAGGAGCTCATGGATCATGGCGCGCAAGGGCGCCATCCCGGCGCCGCCACCGATGAATACTTTCTCGCGCGATCCCGGCTTCAGTGCGAAATCGCCGAAGGGGCCGCTGAAGCGAACTTCGTCGCCCACCTTCAGGGTGTACATGTAGCCTGATCCCCTGCCCGGCCGTTCTCCAGGCATGAAGCGAACCAGAAAAGTCAGTTGCCAGCCTGCGCATTCGACCGGCACCGATACCGAGTACGACCTGCGTACTGGCGTATCATTTGCGAGACTAGCCAGCGTACCGATCGCGCGCCAGTCGTCCTGATGATGCTCCGGGACTTCCACTTGGCTGGCGTCCCGCTCATACGGAGGAACATGAATCTGTACGTAGGCACCTGGACGGCAATCGACACGGCCTTGGGGGCTTAAGGTGATCTCTCGCAGGAAGGGCGTAACCGGTCTCACGCTGGTGACTATTCCAATCCGCTCGGCCGGCATTGCCAGGGCATTTCCGATATCGACATCGAGGCTGCGCTTCACGGGAAGGTTGCAGGCCAACCTGTATCCCGCCTCGAGCTTCCGGGGCGACAGCAGCGCACGGTCTGCGCTCGTAGGTTCGGGCGCCTGGCCAACGCATCTCACTTCGCACAGGCCGCAGCTTTGGCCGCCACCGCAGTTCGACGGCAGCTGCAGGCCCGAGCGGCAAAGCGCCTGGAGTACGGTATCGCCCTGCACCGCCTCGACCGAGCGCTGCGTCGTGCCGCTGCCGTCGACCAGATTCACGGTACGGCGCCGGCGCCAGCGGCTCGGGACGAATTCCGCAAGTCGGACGCTGACGAACAGCAGCCAGACACCCGTCAGTGCCATCCACAATCCGCCGATTGCACTGGAGACGAGCAAGGGATTGTTGAAGTTGGTCCGCTCGCCGTAGTCCATGATGTGAAGCATCCAGAACAGGTCAAACAGGCGCCAGGTACTGTTCCTGTGTTCGAGCACGGCTCCCGACCGGCTGGAGACATAGACCGAGGTCTCGTCCGCATCGTCGAAGTCGACGCGCCAGACGGGCTCCTTGTGGGCGCGGGCCTCCAGCGTGAAGTTCAGCAGGCGGGGCGTGCCGGCCTTGCCGCTTCCGGAGTAGGATGCACGGGCAATCTCCCTTGCCAAGCTGGCGTCCACCGCCACGGCCTTCCCGTCTGCGGCGCTGACGAGCCAGCTGCGCTTGTCGTTCTGCAGCCGATATACCGGCCGGTCGAGCAGCCAGCCGGAAGTAATCGCCATGACCTTGTCGCGGCTGGCCGCAAGCACGGCGTCCGTACTGAGCACGTCGCGCGGCCATGCCGGCGGCGCCGGCGGCTTGATGCGGAATTCGCGTCCCTGAACCTTGTTCGCGTCGAGCAGGCTCATGACAACCCCACTCGACATCCACAGCAGGAACTGGATCGCCAGGATCACCCCGACCCACTTGTGCAATCGTCTCATCCAATGGCTCATGCCTGCTTCCTCCGGTTGAAGCTGTAGAAGAGCAGCCATGCTCCGATGAGGGCAAACAGCAGGCCGGTAATCGAGGCCGTGCGCAGCAGCGTGTTGTTCACGTTCTCACGCTCCTCGTAGTCCATGATGTGGAACATCCACAGGAAATCGAACCACCTCCAGAGCTCATGCCTTCTGGCCACCAGGTCCCCGGTATGCGGGGAAAAGTACAGCGTCGTCTGGCCTGGCTCGTCGTAATGGACGGCCCACAGCGGTACAGGCCGTGAACCGACTTCCTGCGGCGCCTTCGTCACCCATTCGACGCCCTTGATGCTGCCCTCCCCCGCGTAGGCCGCATCCGCGAGGGCAACGATCTGGTCGCGATCGAGCGGGCTGATCTTCTTGCCACTGGCGGCGTCCACGAGGCTTGCTTGTTTGCCATGCTTGATCTCGTAGACTTCCTTGCCAAGCAGGCTTTTCATGCGAACGGCGGTGAGGCCTGGGTAGGCCTCGTGCAGGCGAGACTGGCTGATACGGGTGGCTGACGGGTTGAGCCTCTCAGTCGGGACGTGGGCAAGGTGGTCGCCGTGGATCACCTCCAGCGGGACGACGACCATGTAGAGACCACTGATCATCCAGAGCAGCGCCTGCACGCCGATGACAAGCCCGATCCATTTGTGGGCGCGTCGCACCCAGAAAGCTAATTGCATAGTTGTTGTAATAGTAAAGTTACCCGGTCAGTTGGGCGGACCGGAGCGAAGCATACATGCTCGCGGACCGCCCGGCATCATTGAATGGCTAGAACTTGTAGCCCAGGCGAACGTGCCAGCGGCGACCCAGCAGGTCGTAGGTCATCGTATCGGTGTTCCCGTCCGTCCAGCTCTGGATATACGGGGCACGCTTGTCGAACAGGTTGTCGACCCCGAACGAGAGTGCCATCGCTTTGTTGAATGCGTACTTCACGCTAGCGTTGTGATACGAGATGCTCGGTGCGTGCGAGCCGATGTCCTCCGGTGCGGCGTTAATGTCGTCCGCCTTGCCGATATACTGGACCGTATAGGAACCCGACCACGGCCCGTTGGACGCCGTCAGGGATGCCGTCGACCGCCACTTGGCGTAGCTTCCTCGTCCACCCGTGATCTTGCCGGCGTACTCGATGACCTCGCCGCCAGGGAATGGCGTCACGTCGTAGCGGTTGAGGCGCGAGACGTCGGCCGTGACGGACGAGGCCCAGCCGAAGAGGCTGAAATCATACATGGCGCCGAAGTCCAGGCCAGCAACCTTCTGCTGCGCCGCGTTCTCCGGCTGGGACGACAGGAAGTTGATCTCGCCTGTGCGCGGATCGCGGGTGAAACTCGAAGGCCGGCAGAAGATGTGGGACAGTCCTGGCGAGTTATAGCACACCGACAGTTTGGTCGATCCCGGGACCGTCTCGATGGCGTTGTCGATCTCGATGTTGAAATAGTCGAGGGTCAGGGTCAGCGCCCTGGACGGCGTCCACACCATCCCGACCGTGAAGGTATCCGCCTCTTCCGGCTTCAGGTTCTGGTTGCCGCCGCCGGTCGTCAGGATCGACGGGCCGAACTGCCTGTAGCCGGCAGGTACGCCGGACGCCTGGCAGTTCTTGTAGACCGCGGAGTTCGGATCGAGCGTGTTCCAGTTGTTGCATGGGTCGGTCGTCGTCAGGTTGCCCTCGGAAACACCGCCGAACAGTTCCGGCACGTTCGGCACCCGGAAGGCCGTCGACCTGTTCGCGCGCATTTTCAGCGCCGGCATCACCTGCCAGTCCAGGCCCAGCTTATAGGTTCCCTGGGAACCGAACAGGCTGTAGTCGGAATAGCGGGCCGCCGCATTCATGGTCAGCGACTGCACCAGCGGCAGCTTGGCCAGCAAGGGAACGGACAGTTCGGCAAACACTTCACGCGCGCTGTACTGGCCGGCAATCGGGTCCATGGCAGGTGTATTTGCCGCGCCCGACACGATCAGGCTGTCCGGGTCCCGCCAGCCTTTCTCACGCCGGTATTCGAAGCCGGAAGCAAATCCCACCGGACCTGCCGGCATCGAGAACAGCTCGCCGCTGATGCTGGCATTGAAGCTCTTCTGGTCGTTTCCGCCATGGTCGCGCGTCGTGAAGTGGATGTACTCCAGCACCGCCGGGCTCAGGTTGCCGTAACCAAGGTAATTGCCGCAGGGAGCGGCGGTCGGTGTCCTGCCGCAGGTCGCAGCGTTCAGGGTCGCATCGACACGGTCCAGGTTGATGATGTTCGTCATCCCATCCACGCCTGTGTTGCGGCCCCAGTTGAGGGACGCCGACCAATCCCACTTGTCTCCAAGCGCGCCTTTGAGGCCGGCGACGATGCGGAAGGTGTTCGTTTCTTGGAAAAAGTAGCGTGGCCCCACCTCGGCCACCCTGCGCCGCTCTAGGGTCAAGTTCTGACCCGTCGGGTTGGTCGGATGGTTCGCGGCGATCTCGATCGGACGGTAGACCCCGATCGCGCCGGGCGTCGCCAGCTGCTTCGATTTGCGGTTCGTGAACATGAGCTCGCTGAACATGTCCACCCGATCGGTCAGGCGCATATTGCCGAAGGCACTGACGCCGACACGCTTGATCGGGTTGACCGCGTTCAGGAACGGATTGCTGTTGTAGGCGTGCTTGGCCGCGCTGTAGGTTTCGAATCCACGTGGATTCCCGTTCGGATCCTGGTTGAAGTTGACGCGGCGACCATCCGCGAGGCGGGCACGGCCGCCGATGGTGGACGAGCTGCCGGAGCAGACCAGTTCGCCATTCTCTTCGAATAGTGAACAAGGCGCACGCGACGCCAGGTTGACAGCGCCGCTCTCGGAGTAGTTCAACGACGCCATCAGCGATCCGCGCTCGCTCCGCGTACCCCATACGAGATCAGCGGACTTCTCGTCGCCGTCGCCGCGCTCCGTCTTGCCGTACCGGACAGAGGCCTCGGCACCGTCGATTGCCTTCTTGGTGATGATGTTGACGACGCCGGCGACAGCGTCCGCGCCATAGATCGCGGATGCGCCGTCCTTCAGCACCTCGATCCGCTCGATCATCGCGACCGGGATCATGTTCAGGTCGACCGAGCTGTTGGCGCCCGTCCCTCCCGACACGACGCGGCGTCCGTTCAGGAGGACCAGGGTGCGGTCGATGCCGAGGCCGCGCAGGTTGACCTGAGTGGTACCATAACCGTTACTGGTCCAATAGGCACTGGTCTGGCTCCCCGCGGTGCCCGCGGAAGACGGCATACGCTGTAGCAGCGTCTCGACCGAGATCGCGCCCGAGCGCTGGATGGTTTCCGCGTCGATCACGGTCACCGGGCCGACACCGGACAGCTGCTCCTGTCGCAGATTGATCCGGCTGCCCGTGATCTGGACCCGTTCCATCCCGGTCGCCTGGGTGTTCTCGGTGGTAGCGGGTTGCTGTGCATGGGCGCCTTGCTGCAGGACCAGCATTGCGAGCGCGGCTGTCGTTCTTGGGACGAATTTGTGAACCATTTACCCTCCGGGGCTATTTTTGTAAGAGCAATAAGACCGCAAAGCTTACAGCTTCGGTCGCGGCATATGGTGGGTGAAGCAATCGATTACTTCTTGTATATACAATTGCGCAGCATTTTTAATGTAGCGCGCTTTCTGCCGATAAGCAATAAACACGCATTTTTACAAAAACTTTCCGAATAAAATTTCAGAATGAGCGAATGCGCCGGCGCAAATTCGCGCCGGCATGAGCTTACTTGGTGGCGGAGGGAGTTAGGTGTCCTGCCCTGCCGCCTGTCCCTGCTCAGGTCACGATCATGCTGCAAGCATCCGGCGGCACTCTTCGGCACACCGGCGGCAGGCCGCAGCGCACTCCTGGCAATGCTGCATCTGATGCTTTCCGCACTCTTCGGCACACATGTCACACAGCGCGGCGCATGCCTCGCAGACGAGCTTGGCCGCTTCGCTGCCCCGTGCCATCATGGCGGCAGCGACCCGGCAGAGCTGAGCGCAATCGATGTCGAGTGCGATGCAGCGGGCCATCATCTTTACGTCCTCCTCCTGCAGGCAGGCGGCGGCACACATGTCGCACGCATCCGCACAGTCATTGCAGGCCTCGATACAGGTTTCGTGTTGCTGGTTCATGGTGATCTCCTAAAAACGGTTGGTCTCGGTCTCTATCAGGACAAAACTTTTGCGCGCCGCAGAACGATGCCGCGCCGCGGGTCAATCAAAACCAAAGGCGCACTCCCACCACCGCCTGGACTTCGCTCCGGTCGCCGCCACGCTGTCGCGTGTAATCAGCGGTTCCGCCGAACTGGCGGTTCCAGGTGACGCCGATGTATGGCGCGAACTTGCGCGTGATTTCGTAGCGCAGCCGCAGGCCCATGTTGATGTCGGATAGGCCTTTCCCAGTGGCCCGCTCGGGATCCGCGCGGCTGTACAGGTTCGCGCCCAGCTCGGGCTCGAGGATCAAACGGGGCGTGAA includes:
- the merR gene encoding Hg(II)-responsive transcriptional regulator produces the protein MPEKMTISRLADAAGVNVETVRFYQRSGLIDEPERPSSGYRTYGNEDVRRIRFIKRAQLLGFTLEEISSLLKLEGSGTCSSTRALAAKKLAMVEAKIGDLLAMKSALAGMVARCDSGAPDTSCPVIQALIDD
- a CDS encoding NAD(P)-binding domain-containing protein yields the protein MKNENAQNLPVAVLGAGPVGLAAAAHLIERGLTPLIFEAGAAIGANLATYRHVRLFSPWQYNIDKAARRLLLGQGWSEPAGEELPTAGELVDHYLAPLASIREVNSNLLLGYRVTAITRPGFDKVKTKGRESAPFLIRANTPDGSCQFLASAVIDATGTWSHQNPLGADGIPALGEQALSDRIDYGMPDVLGSARETYAGKKVMVVGAGHSAAGTLLALAQLTQEHPDTRIVWVTRGSQLARFFGGGEADALKARGQLGLRLKALRDSGGLEMRQNFRILELAETDGKIAVTAEPIDGPAPVIEGIDRIICAAGARPDLALTRELRVRHDPWLESTDALAPLIDPNEHSCGTVRPHGHRELAHPESGYYAVGAKSYGRAPNFLLATGYEQVRSVAAALVGDMAAADDVQLDLPETGVCNTRLAYEAAPEPTGSCCNVAPAAAAACCVPAPSPTGACGCSKPAESTCCA
- a CDS encoding PepSY domain-containing protein, whose translation is MQLAFWVRRAHKWIGLVIGVQALLWMISGLYMVVVPLEVIHGDHLAHVPTERLNPSATRISQSRLHEAYPGLTAVRMKSLLGKEVYEIKHGKQASLVDAASGKKISPLDRDQIVALADAAYAGEGSIKGVEWVTKAPQEVGSRPVPLWAVHYDEPGQTTLYFSPHTGDLVARRHELWRWFDFLWMFHIMDYEERENVNNTLLRTASITGLLFALIGAWLLFYSFNRRKQA
- a CDS encoding winged helix-turn-helix transcriptional regulator is translated as MSVSMSKSCCSPDARNTPGKEIDVDDLARMCKALSHPARVQLLRHLIDYGECYFGSLADVLPLAPSTISKHVSILKDAGLIEGSSDVQRVCYCVNHERLLQFKAVVQDF
- a CDS encoding mercury transporter MerT gives rise to the protein MKMGTKGPLVAGVLAALGASACCAGPLVLLLLGVGGGWASRLIALEPYSPYLTALTVLFLGTAFHNLYLRRPACPPDDACSDDHVLRNQRILFWLISLPVILLLTFPLYAALFY
- a CDS encoding 2Fe-2S iron-sulfur cluster binding domain-containing protein is translated as MSHWMRRLHKWVGVILAIQFLLWMSSGVVMSLLDANKVQGREFRIKPPAPPAWPRDVLSTDAVLAASRDKVMAITSGWLLDRPVYRLQNDKRSWLVSAADGKAVAVDASLAREIARASYSGSGKAGTPRLLNFTLEARAHKEPVWRVDFDDADETSVYVSSRSGAVLEHRNSTWRLFDLFWMLHIMDYGERTNFNNPLLVSSAIGGLWMALTGVWLLFVSVRLAEFVPSRWRRRRTVNLVDGSGTTQRSVEAVQGDTVLQALCRSGLQLPSNCGGGQSCGLCEVRCVGQAPEPTSADRALLSPRKLEAGYRLACNLPVKRSLDVDIGNALAMPAERIGIVTSVRPVTPFLREITLSPQGRVDCRPGAYVQIHVPPYERDASQVEVPEHHQDDWRAIGTLASLANDTPVRRSYSVSVPVECAGWQLTFLVRFMPGERPGRGSGYMYTLKVGDEVRFSGPFGDFALKPGSREKVFIGGGAGMAPLRAMIHELLTKGETEPLHFWYGARSRRDAPYVDEMQAFAAKHPNFEWHLVLSEEKAGDGAPAGLVHEAALESLRTHPDIASLEFYVCGPPAMLTATQAMLRGLGVKEENVAFDDFKI
- a CDS encoding TonB-dependent receptor, with the protein product MVHKFVPRTTAALAMLVLQQGAHAQQPATTENTQATGMERVQITGSRINLRQEQLSGVGPVTVIDAETIQRSGAISVETLLQRMPSSAGTAGSQTSAYWTSNGYGTTQVNLRGLGIDRTLVLLNGRRVVSGGTGANSSVDLNMIPVAMIERIEVLKDGASAIYGADAVAGVVNIITKKAIDGAEASVRYGKTERGDGDEKSADLVWGTRSERGSLMASLNYSESGAVNLASRAPCSLFEENGELVCSGSSSTIGGRARLADGRRVNFNQDPNGNPRGFETYSAAKHAYNSNPFLNAVNPIKRVGVSAFGNMRLTDRVDMFSELMFTNRKSKQLATPGAIGVYRPIEIAANHPTNPTGQNLTLERRRVAEVGPRYFFQETNTFRIVAGLKGALGDKWDWSASLNWGRNTGVDGMTNIINLDRVDATLNAATCGRTPTAAPCGNYLGYGNLSPAVLEYIHFTTRDHGGNDQKSFNASISGELFSMPAGPVGFASGFEYRREKGWRDPDSLIVSGAANTPAMDPIAGQYSAREVFAELSVPLLAKLPLVQSLTMNAAARYSDYSLFGSQGTYKLGLDWQVMPALKMRANRSTAFRVPNVPELFGGVSEGNLTTTDPCNNWNTLDPNSAVYKNCQASGVPAGYRQFGPSILTTGGGNQNLKPEEADTFTVGMVWTPSRALTLTLDYFNIEIDNAIETVPGSTKLSVCYNSPGLSHIFCRPSSFTRDPRTGEINFLSSQPENAAQQKVAGLDFGAMYDFSLFGWASSVTADVSRLNRYDVTPFPGGEVIEYAGKITGGRGSYAKWRSTASLTASNGPWSGSYTVQYIGKADDINAAPEDIGSHAPSISYHNASVKYAFNKAMALSFGVDNLFDKRAPYIQSWTDGNTDTMTYDLLGRRWHVRLGYKF
- a CDS encoding four-helix bundle copper-binding protein; the protein is MNQQHETCIEACNDCADACDMCAAACLQEEDVKMMARCIALDIDCAQLCRVAAAMMARGSEAAKLVCEACAALCDMCAEECGKHQMQHCQECAAACRRCAEECRRMLAA
- the merP gene encoding mercury resistance system periplasmic binding protein MerP, which codes for MHFFNIAIAGILLASPAIAGTSQTLTLDVQNMSCATCPITVKKALQRVPGVIDVKIDYERKTATVQLDSDKASVTILTKATTDAGFPSTARKVQ